One genomic window of Camelina sativa cultivar DH55 chromosome 5, Cs, whole genome shotgun sequence includes the following:
- the LOC104789243 gene encoding LOW QUALITY PROTEIN: agamous-like MADS-box protein AGL80 (The sequence of the model RefSeq protein was modified relative to this genomic sequence to represent the inferred CDS: substituted 2 bases at 2 genomic stop codons): MAKKKLNLTFIPNKVIRKRTFNRRKEGFKKKLNDLKTLCNVDVCAVIYNPFNSTPDAWPSESGVNSVIEKALMVTEKKCEVLNHEKFLNQYIEKVRKHEDKLVEDNKEIRLKEAMFKCLGGNMKDFQMNDKDRSDLCEFLDGYLKDLYHHKKVNLNQPTFEIGESSSMQMARTATTANMADADMAPTDVSPFMAPPSMAEVGFSSFLNALFFNYPQPTNEFELIVSPNQTLGDMNFLVSTLFLSDNQEFCGPTMNQICLLXXFHSMTLSNHGADHVDFQISDNNQEVYIPSVDQDEIHYPNQTYDGNQQGFIEEMIKYAEETNFPWIVDNPNKF, translated from the exons ATGGCAAAAAAGAAGTTAAATCTAACTTTCATCCCCAATAAAGTGATTAGGAAACGAACATTCAACCGGAGGAAGGAAGGATTTAAGAAGAAACTCAATGATCTCAAGACTTTATGCAATGTCGATGTATGTGCTGTCATCTACAATCCATTTAACTCAACTCCAGATGCGTGGCCATCGGAATCTGGGGTGAATAGTGTGATCGAGAAGGCATTAATGGTGACAGAGAAGAAATGTGAAGTGCTGAACCATGAAAAATTTCTCAATCAATACATtgaaaaagtaagaaaacacGAGGATAAGTTGGTTGAAGATAATAAAGAAATTCGCCTAAAGGAGGCCATGTTCAAGTGTCTTGGTGGTAACATGAAAGATTTTCAAATGAACGATAAAGATCGTTCTGACTTGTGTGAGTTTCTTGATGGATATCTTAAGGATCTTTATCATCATAAAAAGGTAAATCTCAACCAGCCAACTTTTGAAATTGGAGAATCTTCTTCAATGCAAATGGCAAGAACTGCTACTACTGCAAACATGGCAGATGCGGACATGGCACCAACCGATGTATCCCCATTCATGGCACCACCTAGTATGGCTGAAGTGGGTTTTTCTTCCTTTCTGAATGCTCTATTCTTCAACTATCCTCAACCAACCAATGAGTTTGAGCTCATAGTCTCTCCAAATCAAACACTAGGAGATATGAATTTTCTTGTAAGTACTCTTTTCCTCAGTGATAACCAAGAATTTTGTGGTCCAACTATGAATCagatttgtttgttgtgataATTCCAT TCCATGACCCTTTCAAACCATGGAGCAGATCATGTTGATTTTCAGATAAGTGATAACAATCAAGAAGTTTACATTCCATCAGTGGATCag GATGAAATTCACTATCCAAATCAAACTTATGATGGAAATCAACAAGGATTCATTGAAGAGATGATCAAATATGCTGaggaaacaaattttccttGGATAGTAGACAATCCCAACAAGTTCTAA